ATGAAAATATCTGCATTTGAATACATATTTTCGTATTTAATTGTAATACACTATGAATTGAATCAGCTGAATGCATAAGATATTTGATATCTGATTATCAATAAATATCAATTAATATGTTTGATTTAAATATTAAAAACAAAAACATTTTTCTTTACGCTGCGATTATCATCTATGGATCTAAAAAGTTTGTTTTATCCTGAATCAGTCGCGGTCATAGGGGCTTCAGCTGATACAACGAAGATCGGTTATCAGATTGTTCGCAACCTCAAGGAGGGTGGCTATCGCGGTAAAGTATATCCAGTCAATCGGAAAGGCGGAAACATACTAGGTTATACAGTATATCCGTCTATAGGGGACGTTCCTGACAAGGTTGATCTGGCCATAATATCAGTACCAGCTGAACATACCCCAGAAGCTGCTGAAGAGTGCGGAAAGAAAGGAGTGTTCGGTATAATAGTTGTGGCTTCCGGTTTTTCAGAAGTGGGAAGAAAGGATCTTGAGGATCAATTAGTATCAGTCTGCAGACAATACAACATGCGCCTGCTAGGGCCGAATGTGGTAGGCCTTATGAACAATGTAGTGAAACTCAATGCATCTTTCGCACCCTATCTTCCATATCCAGGTACCATAGGAATGGTATCGCAGAGCGGGGCTTTGATAGTGGGTCTCGATGCCATGACCTGGAGCAATAAGACAGGAACAAGCTTCCTGATAAGTATAGGTAACATGGCCGACCTTGATTTCTCAGATCTCGTAACATTCCTGGCTGACGATGAAAATGTATCCTGTATATCCCTTTATACTGAGGGCCTGAAGGAAGGGAGAAAGTTCATAGACACAGCAAGGGCCATTAAGAAGCCGATTGTGATGCTGAAATCTGGAATATCAAAACATGGATCTGTTGCGGCAGCATCACACACAGGATCTCTTGCAGGGTCCCACCGTGTTTATGATGGTGCGCTCAAACAAGCGGGTGTTGTACGCGCTAATTCCATAGAGGAGCTCTTCGATCTATCCCTTACGCTATCGTTGCAGCCACCGATGGCCGGAGATAATCTGATGGTTGTTACGAACGGTGGTGGAATCGGTGTGCTGGCCACTGATCAGGCTGAGTTATCAGGTATACCCCTGCAGACACCTCCTGACGATCTACAGGCAAAAATCAGGCAGGTCATACCTTCATTCGGCAGCACAAAGAACCCGATAGATATGAGTGCAATGGCCACTCCAGAGATTTATGCAGATACTCTGAAAACCGTGATGGAAGATGAAAGAGTCGATGGTCTGGTTGTACTCTACTGCGAGGTCGCGAATCTGGATCCATCTGATGCAGCGAAGGGGATTATAAATGGTATACTTTCATCAAAGAGAAAGATCCCAGTGGTTGCTGGCTTTGTCGGTGGCGATCACTCCAAGAATGCAGCTCTGTATCTTATCAAAAATGGAATTCCTACGTTCGATTCACCAGACAAGGCAGTGAAAGCAATGGCCGCCCTGCGCAACCATAAGAGAATGAACGATCTTATTTGCCTTGGACCGGCAAGACCTGTGGATCTCAAGCGCGATGGCGTTGGTGAAAAACTCAAGAAATATGCAACAGCTGGCATAAAGAGTCTGAATGAATTGGAGTCCAAGGAGATCTTTGCTTCCTATGGAATAAAGGTAAACAGGACGGAACTTGCGAAAAGTAAGGATGAATTGAAGAACATAATCAAGGATTTCAAATATCCAGTGGTCTTGAAAATACAGAGCCCGGACATAGTGCATAAGACGGATGTTGGAGGAGTCATTGTCAATGTAAAATCTGAAGATGAGGCCTTAAAGGCTTTTGATACCATAATTTCAAATGTCAAAAAGAACGCGCCACAGGCAAAGATAGATGGCGTGGTTGTCGAGGAAATGCTCAAAGGTGACCTAGAGACCATTATCGGCACAGTAAATGATCCAACGTTCGGGCCTACAGTAATGTTTGGGCTTG
This genomic interval from Thermoplasma sp. Kam2015 contains the following:
- the acs gene encoding acetate--CoA ligase alpha subunit, producing the protein MDLKSLFYPESVAVIGASADTTKIGYQIVRNLKEGGYRGKVYPVNRKGGNILGYTVYPSIGDVPDKVDLAIISVPAEHTPEAAEECGKKGVFGIIVVASGFSEVGRKDLEDQLVSVCRQYNMRLLGPNVVGLMNNVVKLNASFAPYLPYPGTIGMVSQSGALIVGLDAMTWSNKTGTSFLISIGNMADLDFSDLVTFLADDENVSCISLYTEGLKEGRKFIDTARAIKKPIVMLKSGISKHGSVAAASHTGSLAGSHRVYDGALKQAGVVRANSIEELFDLSLTLSLQPPMAGDNLMVVTNGGGIGVLATDQAELSGIPLQTPPDDLQAKIRQVIPSFGSTKNPIDMSAMATPEIYADTLKTVMEDERVDGLVVLYCEVANLDPSDAAKGIINGILSSKRKIPVVAGFVGGDHSKNAALYLIKNGIPTFDSPDKAVKAMAALRNHKRMNDLICLGPARPVDLKRDGVGEKLKKYATAGIKSLNELESKEIFASYGIKVNRTELAKSKDELKNIIKDFKYPVVLKIQSPDIVHKTDVGGVIVNVKSEDEALKAFDTIISNVKKNAPQAKIDGVVVEEMLKGDLETIIGTVNDPTFGPTVMFGLGGTAVEVLEDVSFRVAPVCSKEAYDMIHDTVAGKMMQRFRGRGPLDIDAVVDQIVRFSWLAYDHPEIEGIDANPMIVNEHGATVVDARIMLSTTHH